The Synergistota bacterium genome includes a region encoding these proteins:
- a CDS encoding thiamine-binding protein — MVRADLRVLPFGKSKEEIIKLVDKAIARIKGSGLEYEVTPTCTVMKGE, encoded by the coding sequence ATGGTAAGAGCTGACCTAAGGGTACTACCATTTGGAAAGAGCAAGGAAGAGATAATAAAGCTGGTGGACAAAGCAATAGCGAGAATAAAGGGGTCCGGCCTCGAATATGAGGTCACACCTACATGCACTGTGATGAAGGGAGAAC